The nucleotide window AAACCGCTCAAAGATGGCGAAGTGAAAATGTATGTTTGTGGGCCAACTGTTTATAATTATATTCATATTGGGAATGCGCGACCAATCATCGTTTTCGATACGGTTCGACGTTATTTTACGTATCGTGGCTATGATGTGAAATTCGTATCTAATTTTACTGATGTGGATGATAAATTGATTCGTGCGGCTAATGAACTGAAATTGACGGTTCCGGAAGTGGCGGATCGCTTTATCGGTGCTTATTTTGATGATGTGGATCAGCTGAATGTGGCGAAAGCGACTGTGAATCCGCGTGTAACGGAAAATATGGATGAAATTATCCAAATGATCAGTACGCTAATCGAAAAAGGTTATGCATACGAGTCGGCTGGTGATGTATATTTCCGGACGAAGGAATTCAAAGATTACGGCAAACTATCTGGGCAAGCATTATCGGAACTACAACACGGGGCGCGGGTTGAATATAATGAGCGGAAGCAAGATGAACTTGATTTCACACTTTGGAAAGCTGCAAAGCCGGGCGAGATTTTTTGGGAAAGTCCGTTTGGGAATGGTCGTCCGGGTTGGCATATTGAATGCTCGGCGCTGGCGAAAAAATATCTTGGTGAGACGATTGATATTCATGCGGGCGGGCAAGATTTAGTATTCCCTCACCATGAGGATGAGATTGCTCAATCCGAAGCAGCAACTGGGAAAACATTCGCGAACTACTGGATGCATAATGCCTTTTTAAATATTGATGGGGAAAAAATGTCCAAATCGCTTGGGAATTTTATTACACTACATGATGTGCTAAAAGACAATGATCCAAATGTGATTCGTTTCTTCATGTTATCGGTGCATTACCGGAAGCCAATTACGCTGAATGATGCGATTTTGGAGGATGCGAAAAATGGGCTGGAGCGTTTAATGATTGCTTACCAAAACATTGACCACCGCATTCAAACAGATGACGGTGAATATGTGGAAGAAGCGCATGAGGACGAGTGGTTAGAGCAACTGACTGAATTAAAACAAGCTTTTGAAGATGATATGGATGATGATTTCAATACAGCGAATGCCATTACAACTTTCCACGAACTTGCGAAACGCGCTAATATTTACCTTTCAAAAGAAACGGTTTCTGTTAATGTGTTGCGAGAATTTTTAAGTATGATGCGTTTATTCGCAGAAGTACTAGGATTGAAATTAGAAAATACGCAAACTGATTCGTTGGATGATAGCGAAGTAGAGGCGTTAATTGAAGAACGTCTACAAGCGCGAAATGAACGTAATTTTGCACGTGCTGATGAAATTCGAGACATTTTAAAAGAAAAAAATATTATTTTGGAAGACACTGCGCAAGGCACGCGGTTTAGACGGGGGTAAATCATGGCAGAAGTGAAAGAATACAAACAACTGAATGGTCTCGCGCTTGCTTACATGGGTGATGCGGTATATGAAAAATTTATCCGTGAATATTTACTCGCAGCAGGGAAAACCAAACCGAACCAATTGCATAAAACGGCGACAAAATTCGTTTCTGCAAAAGGGCAAGCGGTGGCGCTGAAAGCTATGATTGCGGAAGGTTTTTTGACAGAGGAAGAAGACCGGATTGCCAAGCGTGGCCGGAATGCGAAGTCATATACAGTGCCTAAAAACACGGATCCAGGAACGTACAGTATGTCTACTTCATTTGAAGCGGTTCTCGGTTATCTTTATTTAGCGGGTGAGATGGATAGACTTCAAGAATGGATGGAAAAGGCGCTTGAAATAGTAGAAAAAGGAGTGGAAAATAACTAATGGAACAAGAAAATGAGCAAGAGTGGATTGGTGGGAGAAACCCTGTCCTTGAGGTATTAAGATCTGATCGAGATATCCAAAAAATATACGTACAAGAAGGTTCGCAAAAAGGTGTTTTAAAACAAGTATTAAGTTTGGCGAAAGAACGTAAAATCCAAGTTCAATTTGTACCAAAACAAAAAATCGAAAAAGTAGTAAGCGGGGCACATCAAGGTGTTGCGGCACAGGTTGCAGCTTATC belongs to Listeria swaminathanii and includes:
- a CDS encoding Mini-ribonuclease 3 → MAEVKEYKQLNGLALAYMGDAVYEKFIREYLLAAGKTKPNQLHKTATKFVSAKGQAVALKAMIAEGFLTEEEDRIAKRGRNAKSYTVPKNTDPGTYSMSTSFEAVLGYLYLAGEMDRLQEWMEKALEIVEKGVENN
- the cysS gene encoding cysteine--tRNA ligase, whose protein sequence is MSIQIFNTLKREKEPFKPLKDGEVKMYVCGPTVYNYIHIGNARPIIVFDTVRRYFTYRGYDVKFVSNFTDVDDKLIRAANELKLTVPEVADRFIGAYFDDVDQLNVAKATVNPRVTENMDEIIQMISTLIEKGYAYESAGDVYFRTKEFKDYGKLSGQALSELQHGARVEYNERKQDELDFTLWKAAKPGEIFWESPFGNGRPGWHIECSALAKKYLGETIDIHAGGQDLVFPHHEDEIAQSEAATGKTFANYWMHNAFLNIDGEKMSKSLGNFITLHDVLKDNDPNVIRFFMLSVHYRKPITLNDAILEDAKNGLERLMIAYQNIDHRIQTDDGEYVEEAHEDEWLEQLTELKQAFEDDMDDDFNTANAITTFHELAKRANIYLSKETVSVNVLREFLSMMRLFAEVLGLKLENTQTDSLDDSEVEALIEERLQARNERNFARADEIRDILKEKNIILEDTAQGTRFRRG